The Georgenia faecalis genome includes a window with the following:
- a CDS encoding NUDIX hydrolase: MGPPRRRRRRSPARRPPADPHGPRPAARAVSRATPPAVQAAGALVWRVHERRLQVLLVHRPRYDDWSWPKGKLDPGETLAACAVREVAEETGVAVALGQPLPSVRYRLADGRVKESHYWTATVVEDGAPALAARPAVQPADPREIDAARWVDAKEARTLLTHDRDRDPLGVLLDLHQDERLRTRTIVVVRHARARKRSAWKGGELTRPLTGVGEARARALVPLLAAFGVEQVISSPWERCVSTVVPYAQAAGIDVGLDPALTEDAHAKKPKGVRAIVDREVAERAAPVAICTHRPVLPTVMDEIAKRTPYRIMEMVPESDPWLRTGEVLVVHVARRPGRGAAVVALEKHRPPVPGR, encoded by the coding sequence ATGGGTCCGCCACGCCGTCGACGACGACGGTCGCCCGCTCGACGACCTCCAGCAGATCCTCATGGCCCGCGCCCGGCGGCGCGTGCGGTGAGCCGCGCGACGCCCCCGGCGGTCCAGGCTGCCGGTGCCCTCGTCTGGCGTGTGCACGAGCGACGCCTCCAGGTGCTCCTCGTCCACCGTCCCCGCTACGACGACTGGTCCTGGCCCAAGGGCAAGCTCGACCCGGGCGAGACGCTCGCGGCGTGCGCGGTCCGGGAGGTCGCCGAGGAGACGGGGGTCGCCGTCGCCCTCGGGCAGCCGCTGCCCTCGGTGCGCTACCGGCTCGCCGACGGGCGCGTCAAGGAGTCGCACTACTGGACGGCGACCGTGGTCGAGGACGGTGCACCGGCGCTCGCGGCGCGGCCGGCCGTGCAGCCGGCGGACCCCCGGGAGATCGACGCGGCGCGCTGGGTGGACGCCAAGGAGGCGCGCACCCTCCTCACGCACGACCGCGACCGGGACCCGCTCGGCGTGCTGCTCGACCTCCACCAGGACGAGCGGCTGCGGACGCGGACCATCGTCGTCGTGCGGCACGCGCGCGCCCGCAAGCGGTCCGCCTGGAAGGGCGGGGAGCTCACCCGCCCGCTCACCGGCGTAGGCGAGGCCCGCGCCCGCGCGCTCGTGCCCCTGCTCGCCGCCTTCGGGGTCGAGCAGGTGATCTCGAGCCCGTGGGAGCGGTGCGTGAGCACGGTCGTGCCCTACGCACAGGCGGCCGGCATCGACGTCGGCCTCGACCCCGCCCTCACCGAGGACGCCCACGCGAAAAAGCCCAAGGGCGTGCGGGCGATCGTCGACCGCGAGGTCGCCGAACGTGCCGCGCCGGTGGCGATCTGCACGCACCGGCCGGTCCTGCCCACCGTCATGGACGAGATCGCCAAGCGCACGCCCTACCGGATCATGGAGATGGTCCCGGAGTCGGACCCGTGGCTGCGCACCGGCGAGGTGCTCGTGGTCCACGTCGCGCGCCGGCCGGGGCGCGGGGCTGCCGTCGTCGCCCTGGAGAAGCACCGCCCGCCCGTCCCGGGCAGGTAG
- a CDS encoding RNA degradosome polyphosphate kinase — translation MTRADFEAQHPRGADGRFAGDGSGTSAGTENEDGGSRTATATVDERELRTEGVSVSATELIEQADPSDAPEDGLLPELPEGRFADRELSWLAFNQRVLEQAQDPSQPLLERAWFLAIFASNLDEFFMVRVAGLKRRIATGLAVTAASGLSPRQVLEAISERAHELHEEHARTFAEEIKPALAAEGIHLMRWDELSESEQERLRKFFRKQIFPVLTPLAVDPAHPFPYISGLSLNLAVVVRNPTTGKNHFARVKVPPLLPRFIAVDASGRPHRPRDTPDDADRTSFVPIEDVIAEHLDTLFPGMEIVEHHSFRVTRNEDVEVEEDDAENLLKALEKELVRRRFGPPVRLELAEGVSPHVRRLLVRELAVADLEVYELPAPLDLTGLNDIHDLDRPALKYPKFVPVTPRALAEVESATPTDFFAAIRQRDVLLHHPYDSFSTSVQQFLAQAAADPQVLAIKQTLYRTSGDSPIVDSLIDAAEAGKQVLAIVEIKARFDEQANISWARKLEQAGVHVVYGMVGLKTHCKLSLVVRQEVDGLRRYCHIGTGNYNPKTARGYEDLGLLTCDPEVGQDLTRLFNQLSGYAPRSRFRRLLVAPRSIRTGLVERIEREVANHREGKPAWVKLKVNSIVDESIIDALYRASQAGVQVDLVVRGICAVRPGVPGLSENIRVRSILGRFLEHARVFAFADGGGEAEVLIGSADLMHRNLDRRVEVLVRIAEPEQVEALIALLDLSMAPTTSSWHLGPDGGWVRHAVDDDGRPLDDLQQILMARARRRVR, via the coding sequence ATGACGAGGGCGGACTTCGAGGCACAGCACCCCCGCGGGGCCGACGGACGGTTCGCGGGGGACGGATCCGGCACCTCTGCCGGGACCGAGAACGAGGACGGCGGGTCGCGCACGGCGACCGCGACCGTCGACGAGCGCGAGCTCCGAACCGAGGGAGTGAGCGTGAGCGCGACGGAGCTCATCGAGCAGGCCGACCCGAGCGACGCCCCCGAGGACGGCCTCCTCCCCGAGCTGCCCGAGGGCCGCTTCGCCGACCGTGAGCTCAGCTGGCTGGCCTTCAACCAGCGCGTCCTCGAGCAGGCCCAGGACCCCTCCCAGCCGCTCCTCGAGCGGGCGTGGTTCCTGGCGATCTTCGCCTCCAACCTCGACGAGTTCTTCATGGTCCGCGTCGCCGGTCTCAAGCGGCGCATCGCCACCGGTCTCGCCGTCACCGCCGCCTCCGGGCTCTCCCCGCGCCAGGTCCTCGAGGCCATCAGCGAGCGCGCCCACGAGCTCCACGAGGAGCACGCCCGCACCTTCGCCGAGGAGATCAAGCCGGCGCTCGCGGCCGAGGGCATCCACCTCATGCGCTGGGACGAGCTCTCCGAGAGCGAGCAGGAGCGCCTGCGCAAGTTCTTCCGCAAGCAGATCTTCCCCGTGCTCACGCCGCTCGCCGTGGACCCGGCGCACCCCTTCCCGTACATCTCCGGTCTCTCGCTCAACCTCGCCGTGGTCGTGCGCAACCCCACGACGGGCAAGAACCACTTCGCCCGCGTCAAGGTGCCGCCGCTGCTGCCCCGGTTCATCGCCGTCGACGCCTCCGGGCGCCCGCACCGGCCCAGGGACACCCCCGACGACGCCGACCGCACGTCCTTCGTCCCCATCGAGGACGTCATCGCCGAGCACCTCGACACCCTCTTCCCCGGGATGGAGATCGTCGAGCACCACAGCTTCCGCGTCACCCGCAACGAGGACGTCGAGGTCGAGGAGGACGACGCCGAGAATCTTCTCAAGGCCCTCGAGAAGGAGCTCGTCCGCCGCCGCTTCGGCCCGCCCGTGCGCCTCGAGCTCGCCGAGGGGGTCAGCCCGCACGTGCGCCGGCTCCTCGTGCGCGAGCTCGCGGTCGCCGACCTGGAGGTCTACGAGCTGCCCGCGCCGCTCGACCTCACCGGCCTCAACGACATCCACGACCTCGACCGCCCCGCGCTCAAGTACCCCAAGTTCGTCCCCGTGACCCCGCGGGCGCTCGCCGAGGTGGAGAGCGCCACCCCGACGGACTTCTTCGCCGCCATCCGCCAGCGCGACGTCCTCCTCCACCACCCCTACGACTCGTTCTCGACGTCGGTCCAGCAGTTCCTCGCCCAGGCGGCGGCGGACCCGCAGGTGCTCGCCATCAAGCAGACGCTGTACCGCACCTCCGGTGACTCCCCGATCGTCGACTCCCTCATCGACGCCGCCGAGGCCGGCAAGCAGGTGCTGGCGATCGTCGAGATCAAGGCGCGGTTCGACGAGCAGGCGAACATCTCGTGGGCCCGCAAGCTCGAGCAGGCCGGGGTGCACGTCGTCTACGGCATGGTCGGGCTCAAGACCCACTGCAAGCTCTCGCTCGTCGTGCGCCAGGAGGTCGACGGGCTGCGGCGCTACTGCCACATCGGCACCGGCAACTACAACCCCAAGACGGCGCGCGGCTACGAGGACCTCGGGCTCCTCACCTGCGACCCCGAGGTGGGCCAGGACCTCACGCGCCTGTTCAACCAGCTCTCCGGGTACGCGCCGCGCTCGCGGTTCCGCCGCCTCCTCGTCGCGCCCCGCTCCATCCGGACCGGCCTGGTCGAGCGGATCGAGCGCGAGGTGGCCAACCACCGCGAGGGCAAGCCCGCGTGGGTGAAGCTCAAGGTCAACTCCATCGTCGACGAGTCGATCATCGACGCGCTCTACCGCGCGAGCCAGGCGGGGGTGCAGGTCGACCTCGTCGTCCGTGGCATCTGCGCCGTTCGCCCGGGCGTCCCCGGGCTCAGCGAGAACATCCGGGTGCGCTCGATCCTCGGGCGGTTCCTCGAGCACGCGCGCGTCTTCGCCTTCGCCGACGGCGGGGGCGAGGCGGAGGTCCTCATCGGCAGTGCCGACCTCATGCACCGCAACCTCGACCGCCGCGTCGAGGTCCTCGTCCGCATCGCCGAGCCGGAGCAGGTCGAGGCGCTCATCGCTCTCCTCGACCTGTCCATGGCCCCGACGACGTCGAGCTGGCACCTCGGTCCGGACGGAGGATGGGTCCGCCACGCCGTCGACGACGACGGTCGCCCGCTCGACGACCTCCAGCAGATCCTCATGGCCCGCGCCCGGCGGCGCGTGCGGTGA
- the mshD gene encoding mycothiol synthase, whose product MATDAYAVTEGPLTGATPAAVLALLAEATRRDGVAPVSEQGLLALRHRSPGVRHLWVAHGPEVLGYAQVDDGGSAELVVHPDHRRRGVGRRLLEALRPTANGGPAVGTEDAADAAGDSAGPAVWAHGDLPGARALARAAGLEVTRELWFMALDLPAPDAPLDPGPGERAERAAPDGVGLRTFVPGEDEAAWVALNARAFADHPEQGRLTVDDVRAREEEPWFDPAMLWLAHESGDPARLLASMWVKVVPGEDEGEIYAVGVDPAAQGRGLGRWLTAVALDAMTHRGLRRATLYVEGDNAVARRTYERAGFRRAGVDVQYRWGHGARDATMGP is encoded by the coding sequence GTGGCCACCGACGCGTACGCGGTGACCGAGGGTCCGCTCACCGGCGCGACGCCGGCTGCCGTCCTCGCCCTCCTCGCGGAGGCCACCCGGCGCGACGGCGTCGCCCCGGTCTCCGAGCAGGGCCTCCTGGCCCTCCGCCACCGTTCCCCGGGCGTGCGCCACCTGTGGGTGGCCCACGGGCCGGAGGTGCTCGGGTACGCGCAGGTCGACGACGGCGGCAGCGCCGAGCTCGTGGTGCACCCGGACCACCGGCGCCGCGGCGTCGGGCGGCGGCTGCTCGAGGCGCTGCGCCCGACGGCGAACGGCGGGCCCGCCGTCGGCACGGAGGACGCCGCGGACGCCGCCGGCGACTCCGCGGGCCCCGCCGTCTGGGCCCACGGGGACCTGCCCGGCGCGCGCGCCCTCGCCCGCGCCGCGGGCCTGGAGGTCACCCGCGAGCTGTGGTTCATGGCCCTCGACCTCCCCGCGCCGGACGCCCCCCTGGACCCCGGCCCGGGGGAGCGGGCGGAGCGGGCCGCGCCGGACGGCGTCGGGCTGCGGACCTTCGTGCCCGGCGAGGACGAGGCGGCCTGGGTGGCGCTCAACGCCCGCGCCTTCGCCGACCACCCGGAGCAGGGCCGGCTCACCGTCGACGACGTCCGCGCCCGCGAGGAGGAGCCGTGGTTCGACCCCGCGATGCTCTGGCTCGCGCACGAGTCCGGTGACCCTGCCCGCCTGCTCGCCTCCATGTGGGTCAAGGTCGTGCCCGGCGAGGACGAGGGCGAGATCTACGCCGTCGGCGTCGACCCCGCCGCCCAGGGGCGCGGGCTCGGCCGGTGGCTCACCGCCGTCGCCCTCGACGCGATGACCCACCGCGGGCTGCGCCGCGCGACCCTCTACGTCGAGGGGGACAACGCCGTCGCGCGCCGGACGTACGAGCGCGCCGGGTTCCGGCGGGCGGGCGTGGACGTGCAGTACCGGTGGGGGCACGGCGCCCGAGATGCCACGATGGGGCCATGA
- a CDS encoding CDGSH iron-sulfur domain-containing protein: MTHCEPCEVADVPAALPVPSDGADRAPGDGTAEEAASWTPPVTGGWASITACPDGPLLVRGDVEILLASGEPAPRRRATVALCRCGASGIKPYCDGSHKVVGFRTEDEPS; encoded by the coding sequence ATGACCCACTGCGAGCCCTGCGAGGTGGCCGACGTGCCCGCCGCCCTTCCCGTGCCGTCGGACGGCGCCGACCGCGCCCCGGGGGACGGGACCGCGGAGGAGGCGGCGTCGTGGACCCCGCCGGTGACCGGTGGATGGGCGAGCATCACGGCCTGCCCGGACGGCCCGCTGCTCGTGCGCGGCGACGTGGAGATCCTCCTCGCCTCCGGCGAGCCGGCGCCGCGCCGCCGGGCGACCGTGGCGCTGTGCCGGTGCGGGGCGTCCGGGATCAAGCCCTACTGCGACGGCAGCCACAAGGTCGTCGGCTTCCGCACCGAGGACGAGCCGTCCTGA
- a CDS encoding iron-containing redox enzyme family protein, which yields MRRPTPRGPLSEALLAALIQDPGPVPEVAQQAAQAVARTEDVLADDDVQLALTVLYELHYRGVDGVDERWEWQPDLLAVRATLEEEFEAALRALVPVPDVAARTAPEVAQALFDLTAADDGPSVSGYVAKRATDDQVHEFVALRSIYQLKEADPHSWALPRLSGRPKSALIEIQTDEYGGGRPGHIHSELFAGMMRALDLDDAYGAYLDHVPASTLASVNAMSLFGLHRRLRGAITGHLAAYEMTSSIPCRKYGNGFRRLGYGPEATAYWDEHVEADAVHEQIAGRDLAGALAELEPQVRDDVLWGAAAYLAVDGLAGAEMLAAWERGESALRRPLVGAPA from the coding sequence GTGCGACGACCGACCCCGCGCGGGCCCCTGAGCGAGGCACTGCTGGCGGCGCTCATCCAGGACCCTGGGCCCGTGCCCGAGGTGGCGCAGCAGGCCGCGCAGGCCGTGGCCCGCACGGAGGACGTCCTCGCCGACGACGACGTCCAGCTCGCGCTCACGGTGCTCTACGAGCTGCACTACCGGGGCGTCGACGGCGTCGACGAGCGGTGGGAGTGGCAGCCGGACCTGCTCGCGGTGCGCGCCACGCTCGAGGAGGAGTTCGAGGCCGCGCTGCGCGCGCTCGTCCCCGTGCCCGACGTCGCCGCCCGCACCGCCCCGGAGGTGGCCCAGGCGCTCTTCGACCTCACCGCGGCCGACGACGGCCCCAGCGTCTCCGGCTACGTCGCCAAGCGCGCCACGGACGACCAGGTCCACGAGTTCGTCGCGCTCCGCTCGATCTACCAGCTCAAGGAGGCGGACCCGCACAGCTGGGCCCTGCCGCGCCTGAGCGGGCGGCCGAAGTCGGCGCTCATCGAGATCCAGACCGACGAGTACGGCGGCGGACGTCCCGGTCACATCCACTCCGAGCTCTTCGCCGGGATGATGCGCGCCCTCGACCTCGACGACGCCTACGGCGCCTACCTCGACCACGTCCCCGCCTCGACGCTCGCCTCGGTCAACGCCATGAGCCTGTTCGGGCTGCACCGCCGCCTGCGGGGCGCCATCACCGGGCACCTGGCCGCATACGAGATGACCTCCTCCATCCCCTGCCGCAAGTACGGCAACGGGTTCCGGCGGCTGGGCTACGGCCCGGAGGCGACGGCGTACTGGGACGAGCACGTCGAGGCCGACGCCGTCCACGAGCAGATCGCCGGGCGCGACCTCGCCGGCGCGCTGGCCGAGCTCGAGCCGCAGGTCCGCGACGACGTCCTGTGGGGCGCCGCCGCATACCTCGCCGTCGACGGCCTCGCCGGCGCGGAGATGCTCGCGGCGTGGGAGCGCGGGGAGAGCGCGCTGCGCCGGCCGCTCGTCGGCGCGCCGGCGTAA
- a CDS encoding spore germination protein GerW family protein, translating into MTETQRTPAGDANLPVDSARKAMSVRRVFGEAYQADGATIIPVAKVMGFSGMGFGGGALGTPSTEPASEPAGGEGSGGGGGFAVRTRPLGVYVVRGDRVRWQPSIDVNRAIIGGQAVGAIAVVSLSWALRRRRR; encoded by the coding sequence ATGACCGAGACCCAGCGCACCCCCGCCGGGGACGCCAACCTCCCCGTCGACTCCGCGCGCAAGGCGATGAGCGTGCGGCGCGTGTTCGGCGAGGCGTACCAGGCCGACGGCGCCACGATCATCCCGGTCGCCAAGGTCATGGGCTTCAGCGGCATGGGGTTCGGTGGTGGGGCGCTCGGCACCCCGTCGACGGAGCCGGCCAGCGAGCCCGCCGGCGGCGAGGGGTCCGGCGGGGGCGGCGGGTTCGCCGTGCGCACGCGCCCGCTGGGCGTCTACGTCGTCCGCGGCGACCGGGTGCGGTGGCAGCCGTCCATCGACGTCAACCGCGCCATCATCGGTGGGCAGGCGGTCGGGGCGATCGCCGTCGTCTCCTTGAGCTGGGCCCTTCGCCGCCGTCGGCGCTGA